The following are encoded together in the Juglans microcarpa x Juglans regia isolate MS1-56 chromosome 2D, Jm3101_v1.0, whole genome shotgun sequence genome:
- the LOC121248998 gene encoding probable pectinesterase/pectinesterase inhibitor 51, translating to MATSHQRKSTEVLVHKSSSNTFLFSKPSTLLVISMACIFFVSLVLFLSFSPGAVKPSPDAPSSISPAIRQACKATRFPIPCETSLTQSNHVPPNPTPLQLIQSAIWVSSQNLHTAQSMVKSILDSSAGNVNRTSAAKNCLESLTSSEYRISRTTEDALPHGRIKDARIWMSASLLYQQDCWSALKYANDTQMVNSTMSFLDSLVGLTSNALSMVFSYSIFGNQTGSWAPPKTERDRFWEGGGGSGSDFRGGFPSKLKADATVCKDGSGGCYKTVQEAVNAAPDNAGERKFVIHIKEGVYEETVRIPLEKKNVVFLGDGMGKTVITGSLNVGQPGIWTYNTATVAVLGDGFMASGITIQNTAGPDAHQAVAFRSDSDLSVIENCEFLGHQDTLYARSLRQFYKSCRIQGNVDFIFGNSASVFQDCQILICPRQVDPAKGEKNTITAHSRNDPAQSTGFVFQNCLINGTNEYMVLYHNNPKVHFNYLGRPWKLYSRTVFIHCNLEALITPEGWMPWDGDFALQTLYYGEFGNSGPGSNVSKRVIWSNQIPTEHILTYSVKNFIQGDEWIPSSQ from the exons ATGGCCACTAGTCACCAAAGAAAATCCACAGAAGTACTTGTCCATAAAAGCAGCTCCAACACCTTCCTGTTTTCTAAGCCATCCACACTTCTTGTAATTTCCATGGCCTGCATCTTCTTTGTCTCCCttgtcctttttctttccttctctcccGGTGCCGTCAAACCCAGTCCTGATGCTCCCTCCTCCATCTCTCCCGCGATCCGCCAGGCCTGCAAGGCTACTCGCTTCCCTATCCCATGCGAGACCTCTTTGACCCAATCCAACCACGTGCCCCCCAACCCCACCCCTCTCCAGCTCATCCAGTCCGCTATCTGGGTCTCCTCCCAGAACCTCCACACCGCCCAATCCATGGTCAAGTCCATCCTGGACTCGTCCGCGGGGAATGTGAATCGCACCTCGGCCGCCAAAAACTGCCTGGAGTCCCTCACAAGCTCCGAGTACCGGATCTCTCGGACTACCGAAGACGCACTGCCACATGGCAGGATCAAGGATGCGAGAATCTGGATGAGCGCCTCCTTGCTCTACCAACAAGATTGCTGGTCCGCGCTCAAGTACGCGAACGATACCCAGATGGTGAACTCGACGATGTCGTTTCTGGACTCGTTGGTTGGGCTCACGAGTAACGCGCTGAGCATGGTGTTCTCGTACAGTATTTTCGGGAACCAGACCGGGTCGTGGGCCCCGCCCAAGACCGAGCGGGACCGATTCTGGGAGGGAGGTGGCGGCTCTGGGTCGGATTTCCGGGGCGGCTTCCCGTCGAAGCTAAAGGCGGATGCGACCGTGTGTAAGGACGGGAGTGGCGGGTGCTACAAGACGGTGCAGGAGGCAGTGAACGCCGCACCTGATAACGCCGGGGAACGGAAGTTCGTGATACATATAAAGGAGGGGGTATACGAGGAAACCGTCAGAATCCCGTTAGAGAAGAAGAACGTGGTGTTTTTAGGAGACGGGATGGGCAAAACGGTCATTACGGGGTCGTTGAACGTTGGCCAGCCCGGGATTTGGACATACAACACAGCCACAGTTG CTGTTCTTGGCGATGGATTCATGGCCAGCGGCATCACAATCCAAAACACGGCCGGTCCTGATGCACACCAAGCAGTGGCCTTCAGATCAGACAGTGATCTATCCGTCATTGAGAACTGCGAATTCTTAGGCCATCAAGATACACTCTATGCTCGCTCCCTCCGCCAATTCTATAAATCATGCCGCATCCAGGGAAATGTGGATTTCATTTTTGGAAACTCAGCATCAGTTTTTCAAGATTGCCAGATCTTAATCTGCCCCCGGCAAGTAGATCCAGCAAAGGGCGAAAAAAATACTATCACTGCACATAGTAGAAACGACCCTGCACAATCCACAGGTTTTGTTTTTCAGAATTGCTTGATAAATGGCACTAACGAATACATGGTACTGTATCATAACAATCCCAAAGTACACTTTAATTATTTAGGGAGGCCATGGAAGTTGTACTCGAGGACCGTCTTTATACACTGTAACTTAGAAGCTCTTATTACACCAGAAGGCTGGATGCCATGGGATGGCGATTTTGCATTGCAAACACTCTATTATGGGGAATTTGGGAATTCTGGACCAGGCTCTAATGTGTCCAAGAGAGTAATCTGGAGTAACCAAATCCCAACAGAGCACATACTCACATATTCCGTCAAGAATTTTATCCAAGGAGATGAGTGGATTCCATCTTCTCAGTAA
- the LOC121249275 gene encoding uncharacterized mitochondrial protein AtMg00810-like, protein MAYLLEHGFTRGQAGRTLFLRKIGKQLLIAQIYIDDIVFGATLDSLSYGFANEMKYEFEMSMIGELNFILGIQVKQTNEGIFISQSKYAKDFVKKFGMEGKTHARTPMSTSIKIRTNPTGKNIDPTLYRNMIGSLLYITASRPDIAFSVGVCARFHANPKESHLTAVKRILKYLSATVDYGIWYSKDSNLTLVGYSDADWVESANDRKSTSGCRFYIGGNLVVWMSKKQNSISLSTAEAEYIAK, encoded by the coding sequence ATGGCTTACCTTCTTGAACATGGTTTCACAAGAGGACAAGCTGGTAGAACtcttttcttaagaaaaattgGTAAACAACTTCTTATTGCTCAAATCTATATAGATGACATTGTGTTTGGAGCAACTCTTGACTCGCTTTCTTATGGATTTgctaatgaaatgaaatatgaatttgaaatgagtatGATTGGTGAACTGAATTTCATTTTGGGCATTCAAGTTAAACAAACAAATGAGGGCATTTTCATTTCTCAATCTAAGTATGCTAAAGATTTTGTTAAGAAGTTTGGAATGGAAGGAAAGACTCATGCTCGTACTCCTATGAGCACTTCAATAAAAATCAGAACAAATCCTACAGGTAAGAACATTGATCCTACACTTTATAGAAATATGATAGGGAGTTTGCTGTATATTACAGCAAGTAGACCCGATATTGCCTTTAGCGTTGGTGTATGTGCTAGATTTCATGCTAATCCTAAGGAATCACATCTCACTGCAGTAAAAAGAATTCTAAAATATCTAAGTGCTACTGTAGATTATGGGATTTGGTATTCTAAAGATTCTAACTTGACTCTAGTTGGATATTCGGATGCTGATTGGGTTGAGAGTGCAAATGACAGAAAAAGCACATCAGGATGTCGCTTTTATATAGGTGGAAATCTGGTTGTATGGATGAGTAAAAAGCAAAATTCCATTTCCTTATCTACTGCTGAAGCCGAGTACATCGCAAAATGA